The DNA window TCCACGTGGTTGATGTTCTCGATAAAAATTATAGGGACAGATTGCCTTGTCTCACTATATTGACAAATTATAggtgctccttgacttacaacATCccataaacccatcataaatcaacaatatatgaaaatgtaagtTGCAAATGCACTTAATACCCTGGTAAATCCATCAAAGTTGAAAAATTCTAAGTTGAGCCACTGTCAGCTGGGGGCTGTCCACACTTCCTCTATGCTTCACTTGTTCTAAAAGCATCTGATGGGACCTCCTGTAAGATCCCGCTTCACATACGATCTGCAATTGTACCAGCAGCCAAATGGTCAAGCGTACGCTAACGTATACTACACACACGACCGACTCCCACCAGGAGCCTTCCTTGAGTTGAGCCACGTTAGCTGTTGTTTCTGGTACTGGATGCCCCTCTGATCAGTGTTAAAAAACCATCccgcaaatataaaagaaacaagaCTCCATTACCGATGTATTTAAATGGTTTTCCCAGCTTGGTGAGTTGGCTTAAAGTTTGTTCTACTACATTTGTGGTCCACTGGTTCACTTTGCTGTGTTGATAAGCGTTACCACCAATTGCGCTTTCTATAGCCTAGAAAACAAAGCACAAAGCGCGTCCCGGTTAACCAAATGCACCCACACCACCTTTCAATCAGGAACTGACGGCACCCCAAGAAGTGatttatgaaaagtttatttttaatcatgaGGGTGCCTTTGCAAATATACTTTTAATAgcattatatttcatttaaataagtTTGAAATTTGCTTCAAAAATTCATAGTCTGTCAAATTATTTACACATTTTGACCTAATAATCACATTTCATGTTCACtactattaatacattttttttcctgttgaggcTAGAAAGTATTTTGCCTATTCATTTCTTAAAAGTATATTACTTTTATCTACTACTACCTAACATACACTAATACTATATATTAGATGAATTGTATTTGTACAACTGACAATatacaaagctatccaaataatcatatattaaaaaatacttttatccaGCATTGTCTGAGAACATGTTACCACATTAAGTGCATTTTTCAGATAACTAAAAGCCCTTTATATTCCAAAACTTATTTTAGGTTTatgatgagatttttttatttttacttttctgaggcagggtgtcatgttgcccaggctggagagcagtgatggaatcttggctcactgcagccttgacctcctgggctcaagcaatcctcccacctcagcttccctcctgggctcaagcaatcctcccacctcagcttgtccagtagctgggactgcaggcatgtgccaccacgcctggctagttttttgtagagatggggtcttgctctgttgcccaggctgctctcaaatgcctgggctcaagtgatcctcctgcctcagcctcctaaagtgctgggattacaggcataagccacagcacccagcccaactttttttctttattatacgtTTACTTCTTTATCTATGCTGTATTCTTTGGGGGTTATCTGACAATGCAAGCTCATTGTCGCTGCTCTTGCTAAGCTTATCATTATGATATTGCCATTGTATGATTTTCTGAGTTTTTCATTGTCAGCTCCCCTTTCACATGGATGCCAGTGTGCTTGCATCTCAGCAACTTTATTCTCTACCCCTAACTTGCTGTGCTGGAAACCAGGAACCTGAGTTTCTATGACAGTTATGACCTAAAGTGAAAATAACAACATTCAGTGAGGGCCAAGGTCTGTCCTCAGACAGGCAGAGCAAACCAGCAGTCCAGGGATCtgagctgtgcatggtggtgatGGACTGGGATCTGATGCCTGGGGCTTAGATCTGGCGACCTTGCTTTTGAGGACCTAAAACCTCCCTAGGTCACTCTGATTTCTACCCACTGACCTGCTGATCATCTCCCTGAGACTCTTGAGTAGTCACGTTACACATAGGGCTGGCTTACTTCTTGTCCTCGGCCACTGTGCTCCCTCCCAGCTCAGAGGCTACAAGAGGGCTGGGGGGCCAGAAGTCCCGGTTTAAGAGAACAGCAGTATTACTAGACCTGGGCATTGTCAAAGGGTAGGGGGGGCTTTGTTCAAGCT is part of the Homo sapiens chromosome 6, GRCh38.p14 Primary Assembly genome and encodes:
- the DYNLT1 gene encoding dynein light chain Tctex-type 1 isoform 3 (isoform 3 is encoded by transcript variant 3); the encoded protein is MEDYQAAEETAFVVDEVSNIVKEAIESAIGGNAYQHSKVNQWTTNVVEQTLSQLTKLGKPFKYIEEWSWITHSKFLLLGQLY